Below is a window of Mycobacterium dioxanotrophicus DNA.
GGACATCAAGCCGCGGAATCGCGATCAGCGCAGGCAGCCTCGCCGTGCTGCTCGGCGCCCTCGACACCTATGTCGTGATCACGATCATCGTCGACATCATGAAAGACGTCGGGATCGCGGTCAATCAGATCCAACGGGTCACCCCGATCATCACGGGCTACCTGCTGGGCTATATCGCCGCGATGCCGCTGTTGGGCCGCGCGTCGGACCGGTTCGGCCGCAAGATGCTGATCCAGGTGGGCCTGGCCGGTTTTGCGGTCGGCTCGGTCGTGACCGCGCTGTCCACCGACGTGACCGTGCTGGTCATCGGCCGGCTCATCCAGGGCTCGGCCAGTGGCGCCCTGCTTCCCGTGACGCTGGCGCTGGCGGCCGATCTGTGGTCCGCACGTAACCGCGCCGGCGTGCTGGGCGGGGTGGGTGCGGCGCAGGAATTGGGCGCGGTGCTCGGCCCGATGTACGGCATCGCGCTGGTGTGGCTGTTCAACCACTGGCAGGCGGTCTTCTGGGTCAACGTGCCGCTGGCTCTCATCGCGATGGTGATGATCCACTTCAGCCTGCCGCCGAAGGACAAGGATCAGGCGCCCGAGAAGGTCGACGTCGTTGGCGGCGTGCTGCTCGCGATCGCGCTCGGGCTCACGGTCGTAGGGCTTTACAACCCGGAACCCGACGGCAAGCACGTGCTGCCGTCCTGGGGTGTTCCGGTGCTCATCGGCGCTGCCGTGGCGACGGTCGCCTTCTTCGCGTGGGAGAAGGTGGCCCGGACGCGGCTGATCGATCCCGCGGGCGTGCACTTCCGGCCGTTCCTGGCGGCCCTGGCCGCGTCCCTGTGCGCGGGCGCGGCGCTGATGGTCACCCTGGTCAATGTCGAACTGTTCGGCCAGGGCGTGCTGGGCCAGGATCAGAACCACTCGGCGTTCCTGCTGCTGCGTTTCCTGATCGCACTGCCGATCGGCGCGCTCATCGGCGGCTGGTTGGCCACCAAGCTGGGCGACCGACTCATGGTGTTCGCCGGTCTGCTGATCGCGGCGGGCGGTTTCGTCCTGGTCTCGCACTGGTCGGTCAACGTTCTGGCCGACCGGCACAACCTGGGCCTGTTCACTCTGCCGGTGCTCGATACCGACCTGGCGATCGTGGGTCTCGGTCTGGGTGTCGTGATCGGCCCGCTGACCTCGGCGGCGCTGCGGGCCGTCCCCTCCGCCGAGCACGGCATCGCGTCGGCGGCCGTGGTGGTTTCCCGCATGATCGGCATGCTGATCGGCATCGCGGCGCTGGGGGCCTGGGGCTTCTACCGGTTCAATCAGCACCTGGCGACGCTCGCCGTCGCGCATGCCAACCCGAACATGTCCCTCGTCGAGCGCCTGACCGCGCAAGCGGCCCGCTACCGCGAGGCGTACGTGATGATGTACGGCGACATCTTCCTCAGCGCGGCAATCGTATGTGTCATCGGTGCGCTGGTCGGTCTGCTCATCGCGGGGCGGCATGAGCACGCCGAGGAGATCCCCGCCGAGGGATCCGAGGATGCCGATGATGCCGCGACCGAGCTGACCAGCGCACCGACTCCGGTGACCAACGGGCCGGCCGACCACCCGGGCCGGCACCGCAGTCAGTAGGTCAGCAACGCTCGATGCCGGGCCGGATGCGCGGTGGTTCTTCACGGACCGCCGCGCGCCGGGCCGGGAGTACCCCACGTAGCTGGGCGCACACCAGGGCTTTGACGGTTCGCTGGGATATTCGTGGGTTCAGCGGGGAGGTACTGAGCCAGTCCTGCAGAGCGGTCACGCTCGTGTTCCTTTGCTCAAGTTCACCGGGCGCACGTTCGTCGGCGAAAGCGCTTTGGTACGAGTGTACCGAGACCGACCGACAACCGGCCGCCCCAGAACGCTCCTGCACCCCGTGAAATCGGCCCCTGGCCCCACTGCCGCTCGGTAATCTCCAGCCATGGCCGAGGCGTCGACATGCTGATGGCGGCACTGCGTGACCTGCAGTGGCGACGCCGACGCTTCGCCATCGCGGTCGTCGGCACCGGCCTGGTGTTCGCCATGACCCTGGTGCTGACGGGGTTGGCCAACGGCTTCCGCGTCGAGGCCCAGCGCACCGTCGACGCGCTGGGTTTGGACGCGTTCATGATCAAGGCCGGCGCGGCGGGTCCGTTCCTGGGTTCGGCACCGATTCCGATGGCCGAAGTCCAACGGGCCGAACGCCTTCCGGGCGTCACGGCCGCGGTGCCGCTGGTGTACGGCAGCTCGACGATCCCCGACGGCTCGTCGCCGCGCAACGTCAACGTGTTCGGCGTGCCGGAGCGGGGCCCGGGCGCGCCCGCAGTGATCACCGGCCGCTCCCCCGCAGCGCCCGACGAGGTCGCCGCCTCGACGACCATGGGGCGCGACGTCGGCGCCGTCGTCGACATCGGCGCCCGGAGGCTGCGTGTCGTCGGCCTCGTCGACGATTCGACCGCCCTGGCCGGTCAGGCCAACGTCTACCTCACCGTCACCGGCGCGCAGCAGCTGCTGTTCTCCGGGCAACCATTGATCTCGTCGATCGGCTTGCGGGGCAAGCCCACCGGGGCGCTCGACGGCTACCGAGTGGTCGACCGCGGCGGCGCGGTGGACGACATGGTGCGGCCGCTGCGGGGCGCCAACCAGGCGATGACCCTGATGGCGGGGCTGTTGTGGGCCGTCGCCGCGATGATCGTCGGCTCGGTGGTCTACCTGTCCGCGCTCGAACGCACCCGTGATTTCGCGGTGTTCAAGGCGGTCGGGGTGGCCACCCGGTCGATCCTCGCCGGGCTCGCGATGCAGGCCGTTCTGGTGGCGGTGTTGGCGGCCCTGCTCGGCAGCGCCCTATCGATCGTGCTGGGCCCGTTGTTCCCGATGCGCTGCGACGTCCCGACAGTGGCCTTCACCGCGCTGCCGGTCATCGCGGTGGTGATCGGTCTGCTGGCCAGCATCGCCGGGCTGCGCCGCGCCGTCGGGGTCGACCCCGCACTCGCGTTCGGAGGGCCCTGACCGTGTCCGATCTGCGTATCAAGGATCTCGTCGTCGAATACTCCAGCGGCGACTACGCCGTGCGGCCCATCGACGGCCTTGACCTCGGGGTCGAGGCCGGGTCGTTAGCAATTCTGTTGGGCCCCAGCGGATGTGGCAAGACCACCCTGCTGTCGTGCCTCGGCGGGATCCTCAAACCGGCGGCCGGACGCATCGAGTTCGGCGATGTCGACGTGACGGCGCTGGGCGGCCGGGAGCTCTCCGCGTATCGACGCGACACGGTCGGCATCGTCTTCCAGGCGTTCAACCTCGTGCCCAGTCTGACCGCGCTGGAGAACGTGATGGTGCCGATGCACGCCGCGGGGATGTTCCGGCAGGACGCGCGCCGGCGCGCCGAGGAGCTGCTCGCCCGGGTCGGCCTCGAACACCGGATGCGCCACCGCCCAGGCGATTTGAGTGGCGGGCAGCAGCAGCGGGTCGCGGTGGCACGGGCCATCGCGCTGGACCCGCCGCTCATCCTGGCCGACGAGCCCACCGCCCACCTGGACTTCATCCAGGTCGAGGAGGTACTGCGGCTGATCCGCGAACTCGCCGAGGACGAGCGCGTTGTGGTCGTCGCCACACACGACACGCGCATCCTGCCACTGGCCGACCAGGTGGTCGAGTTGGTGCCGCACGCGACCGAGGCCCACGAGGGGCCCGAAACGGTGCGGCTGCGGGCCGGCGACGTGTTGTTCGCCCAGGGCACGATGGGTGACCTGATCTACGTGGTGACCGCCGGTGAGATTTCCATCTCCCGCGAATTGGCAACCGGCGGAGAGGAAATGGTCAGAATCTCCACACCGGGCGATTACTTCGGTGAAATGGGTCCGCTGTTCGGGCTGCCCCGGTCGGCCACCGCTCGGGCCCGCACCGACGCCACCGTCGTGGGCTACACCGTGCAGACATTCCGGGAACGGCTCGGCCCCACCGGGGTGCGCAACCTCATCGAGCACCGGTCGCTGGACGACGAATAGACCGACACGAGTTGAGGCCATCGCGGCGTCCGGCCTAGGGATGGCCGCAGAAAGCGACCTCTAGCCCGTCACCGGCGTCGACGGCCAGGTCCCCAACGGCCGTCCGGGTCCGTGACCGTTATCACTGCGGCTCATTGACGCGGTTGACATCACACTCGATCAGGTCCACAATTTGATTATCCAATCATAGACGATTATTTATTCACTCAACGGAGGCTCTCAATGCCCGACACTGGCGACGCCACATCCCTGTTCCGCGGACATTTCTCCGGCCGGCGGGTCGCGGTCACCGGCTCAGCGCACGGCATCGGCCACACCATCGCTCGCGGGTTCGCCGAAAACGGCGCGTCGGTCTTCCTGATCGACCGGGACGAGCACGTCACCCAGGCCGTCGAGACGCTGTGCGCCGACGGATTCGACGCCCTCGGCGCGCAAGCCGACGTGACCGACGAGCACCAGATGGCCGCGGCATTCGACCAAATGGCCTCCACCTGGGGCAAATTGGACGTGCTGGTCAACAACGCAGGCATCATCACCATCAACGACCTGGAGAACACCAGCCTCGAGGACTTCGAACGGGTTCTGCGCGTCAACACGACGGCAATGTTCATCGCCATAAGGGCAGCCGCTCCCCTGCTGCGGACCGCAGGCGGCGGCAGCATCCTCAATGCCGCCAGCGGCCAGGCCCGCCAAGGCTTCATCTACACACCGTCCTACGCGGCGAGCAAGTTCGGTGTACTTGGGCTGACCCAGTCCTTGGCCAAGGAGCTCGCCAAAGACAACATCCGGGTCAACGCCTACTGCCCGGGCATCGTGCACACCGAGATGTGGGAGTACAACGACCGAGAGTGGGGTCGCCGCCTGGGCGACTACAAGCCGGGCGAATTGATCGCAGAATGGATCGCCGACATCCCGCTGGGCCGGCCTGCTAGCGAAACCGACGTCACGAATCTTGTTCTGTTCCTGGCTTCTTCAGCTGCTGAATACATCACCGGACAAGCCGTCAACGTCGACGGCGGCATGTTCATGAGCTGACAGTTTCTGGTCCCCCACCCGCACAACCCCCGAATCGGAGACACCATGACCAGCGCCATCGCCACGCCCCCGACGACCAGCCAGTCACCCCGCATCAAAGAGCTGACCAGCAGAGCTCTCGCCGGATCCGGCGGTGCGTTCGCCGGGCTTCTACTGCTGATCGTCGCGCTTTCGGTCACCGCACCGAACTTCCTGTCCGCGCGCAACTTCACCAACATCGTCGATCAGGTGACGGTGTTGGGCATCCTGGCGCTGGGCGCGACGTTCGTCATCATCATCGGCGGCATCGACCTGTCGGTGGGTTCGGTCCTCGCTCTCTCCGGCATTGTGATGGGCTGGTTGTCCCATAACGCAGGCGTACCACTGCCAGTCGCAATGCTGGCCGCAATCGTCGTCGGCGGCATCGCCGGCCTGATAAACGGCCTGGGCGTCACCATCTTCAAATTACCCGCGTTCATCGCGACCTTGGCGATGATGTCGGTGGCCCGGGGCCTGGCCAACCTGATCACCGACGGCCAGCAGATCGTCGGCTATCCCGAGTGGTTCTACAAGCTTTCCACCGCAAGGTATTTCGGATTCATCAGTGTCACTGTCGCCGTGCTCGTCATCCTCTACATCGCCGGCTGGATGTTTCTCCGGTATCGCCGGGCGGGTCGCGCCCTGTATGCCATCGGCGGTGGCCCGGAGGTGGCCCGCCTCGCCGGTCTCAACGTCCGCCGAATCACCACCATGGTGTACGTCACCGCCGGCCTGATGGCGGGGGTCGGCGCGGTGGTCTTGTCCTCGCGCCTGGATGCCTCCGCCCCCAGCGCGGCAACGGGATACGAACTCGACGTCATCGCCGCAGTCGTGATCGGCGGGGCCAGCCTGATGGGCGGCACCGGACGAGTTACCGGCACGGTCATCGGTGTGCTCATCATCGGGGTGCTGCGCAACGGCCTGAACCTGCTCGGCGTATCCCCGTTCATTCAGCAGATCGTCATCGGCTGCGTCATCGCGATCGCTGTCGGAGCAGATGTGCTGCGGCGCAAGAACAATCGGTGATCGCCATGACCCGACGCATCCTCGCCGCACTTGCCACGCTGATCGTGACACTGGCACTGTGCACCGGCTGCAAGACGTTGCTGAACAACAACAGTGACGGCCGTCCGACGATCGGCCTCGCAGTCGCCAACCAGCAAGCCGACTTCTTCAACATGATCCGGCAAGCCGTTCAGGCCGCCGCTGACGAGGCCGGATTCCGCGTTGTGGTGGCCGATGCCAAAGGCGACGGCGATACTCAAGTCAGCCAGGTGCAGAACTTCATCACCCAGAACGTGGACGCCATCATCTACATCCCGGCGGGCGCCACCGCCGCGACCGTGCCGGTGCGCGATGCCAAGGCGGCAGGCATCCCGATCATCGCCGTCGACCGCAACCCGGCAGGCGCACCCGCCGACACCTTCATCGCCACCGACAGTGTCGCCGCGGCGAAGCAACTCGGCCAGTACGTAATCGACATCACCAACGGCAAGGCCAACATCGGCGTCATTCAGGGCCAGATCGGCACCACCCCTGAACAGGCCCGCGACCAGGGTTTCAGCGAAGCACTCAAGACAGCACCGGGGATGCATGAAGTCGCCCGCCAGGCGTCCCAGCAGTGGTCACAGAGCGAAGGCTTCGACATCACCACCGACATGCTCCAGGCCCATCCCGACATCACAGTGCTGTTCGGTCGGGCGGACGCCCTGGCGCTGGGGGCGGCGTCCGCCGCACGCGCCGCCGGACGCCCGGACATCAAGGTCGTCGGATTCGACGGGGACATCGCCGGGCTCAAGGCGGTCAGCGATGGCCAGCTGGCCGCGACGATCACCCAGCCCACGTTCGCGATCGGTCGACTGGCCGTGAAATCGGCGCGCGAGCTGATCGACAAGCAAGCAGTGCCCGCCGAACAGCTGCAAAAGGGCGTGCTGACGACCCGCGAGAATGCTGCCCACTTCCTCGAACAGCACCCCTGAACCGACGAAAGTTTCTGGAGCACATCATGACTGAGAAATCAACACTGGTGGTCACCGGAGTCGCCAAACACTACCCCGGCACCATCGCGCTCGACGGCGTCGACCTCACCGTCGGACCCGGCCAGGTCATCGCCCTGCTTGGGGAGAACGGCGCGGGCAAGTCGACCCTGTCGAGCATCATCGCCGGGTCCACGACACCGACTGCGGGCAGCATGACCTGGGGCGGACAGCCCTACGCGCCCACCTCGCCTCGAGATGCCATCGACGCGGGTATCGGCATGATCCATCAGGAGATGCGGCTGCTGCCGGAGCTCAGCGTCGCCGAGAACGTGATGGTCGGCCGGTGGCCCATGCGTGGGGGCCGGGTATCGCAGGCAGAGATGGCCCGCGAAGCCAAGAAACATCTCGACCGGCTCGGTTTCACCGGACGGATGAACCAGCTCGTCGGCGAACTGAGCGTGGCAGGCCAGCAACAGGTCGAGATCGCCAAGGCGCTCGCACTACGCGCACGACTACTGGTCCTCGACGAACCCACAGCTGCCCTGGGCCAGGACGAGACCGATGCGCTTTTCGCCACCGTGGACGCGCTGCGCCAGGAAGGTGTCTCGTTCATCTACGTGAGCCACCGGCTCGCCGAGATCGCCCGGATCGCCGACCGCATCGTGGTCCTGCGCGACGGACACAAGATCAGCGAACACGCCAGCGGCCAGGTGCCACCAGACCAGCTGGTCCGCGAGATGGTGGGACGTCCGGTGGACCGCCTGTTTCCCGACACGGCCGACCCTTCGGACCGGGTGGTGCTCTCGGTTCGCGAACTATCCTCCCCCACAGGTCGATTCGTCGACATCTCGTTCGACGTGCACGCCGGTGAGATCTTCGGTATCGCCGGTATCGTCGGCGCCGGAAGGACCGAGATCGTGCGCGCGATCGCTGGAGCAGACTCCTACTCCAGCGGTACCGTCACCCTCGACGGCAGGACGGTCAAGCCCGGGTTGCGCGCGGCTATCGACGCCGGGATCGTCCTGGTCCCAGAAGACCGCAAACAGCAGGGTCTCATCGTCT
It encodes the following:
- a CDS encoding MFS transporter, with the protein product MPMPRTSSRGIAISAGSLAVLLGALDTYVVITIIVDIMKDVGIAVNQIQRVTPIITGYLLGYIAAMPLLGRASDRFGRKMLIQVGLAGFAVGSVVTALSTDVTVLVIGRLIQGSASGALLPVTLALAADLWSARNRAGVLGGVGAAQELGAVLGPMYGIALVWLFNHWQAVFWVNVPLALIAMVMIHFSLPPKDKDQAPEKVDVVGGVLLAIALGLTVVGLYNPEPDGKHVLPSWGVPVLIGAAVATVAFFAWEKVARTRLIDPAGVHFRPFLAALAASLCAGAALMVTLVNVELFGQGVLGQDQNHSAFLLLRFLIALPIGALIGGWLATKLGDRLMVFAGLLIAAGGFVLVSHWSVNVLADRHNLGLFTLPVLDTDLAIVGLGLGVVIGPLTSAALRAVPSAEHGIASAAVVVSRMIGMLIGIAALGAWGFYRFNQHLATLAVAHANPNMSLVERLTAQAARYREAYVMMYGDIFLSAAIVCVIGALVGLLIAGRHEHAEEIPAEGSEDADDAATELTSAPTPVTNGPADHPGRHRSQ
- a CDS encoding ABC transporter permease, whose translation is MLMAALRDLQWRRRRFAIAVVGTGLVFAMTLVLTGLANGFRVEAQRTVDALGLDAFMIKAGAAGPFLGSAPIPMAEVQRAERLPGVTAAVPLVYGSSTIPDGSSPRNVNVFGVPERGPGAPAVITGRSPAAPDEVAASTTMGRDVGAVVDIGARRLRVVGLVDDSTALAGQANVYLTVTGAQQLLFSGQPLISSIGLRGKPTGALDGYRVVDRGGAVDDMVRPLRGANQAMTLMAGLLWAVAAMIVGSVVYLSALERTRDFAVFKAVGVATRSILAGLAMQAVLVAVLAALLGSALSIVLGPLFPMRCDVPTVAFTALPVIAVVIGLLASIAGLRRAVGVDPALAFGGP
- a CDS encoding ABC transporter ATP-binding protein, which produces MSDLRIKDLVVEYSSGDYAVRPIDGLDLGVEAGSLAILLGPSGCGKTTLLSCLGGILKPAAGRIEFGDVDVTALGGRELSAYRRDTVGIVFQAFNLVPSLTALENVMVPMHAAGMFRQDARRRAEELLARVGLEHRMRHRPGDLSGGQQQRVAVARAIALDPPLILADEPTAHLDFIQVEEVLRLIRELAEDERVVVVATHDTRILPLADQVVELVPHATEAHEGPETVRLRAGDVLFAQGTMGDLIYVVTAGEISISRELATGGEEMVRISTPGDYFGEMGPLFGLPRSATARARTDATVVGYTVQTFRERLGPTGVRNLIEHRSLDDE
- a CDS encoding SDR family NAD(P)-dependent oxidoreductase, which encodes MPDTGDATSLFRGHFSGRRVAVTGSAHGIGHTIARGFAENGASVFLIDRDEHVTQAVETLCADGFDALGAQADVTDEHQMAAAFDQMASTWGKLDVLVNNAGIITINDLENTSLEDFERVLRVNTTAMFIAIRAAAPLLRTAGGGSILNAASGQARQGFIYTPSYAASKFGVLGLTQSLAKELAKDNIRVNAYCPGIVHTEMWEYNDREWGRRLGDYKPGELIAEWIADIPLGRPASETDVTNLVLFLASSAAEYITGQAVNVDGGMFMS
- a CDS encoding ABC transporter permease, with protein sequence MTSAIATPPTTSQSPRIKELTSRALAGSGGAFAGLLLLIVALSVTAPNFLSARNFTNIVDQVTVLGILALGATFVIIIGGIDLSVGSVLALSGIVMGWLSHNAGVPLPVAMLAAIVVGGIAGLINGLGVTIFKLPAFIATLAMMSVARGLANLITDGQQIVGYPEWFYKLSTARYFGFISVTVAVLVILYIAGWMFLRYRRAGRALYAIGGGPEVARLAGLNVRRITTMVYVTAGLMAGVGAVVLSSRLDASAPSAATGYELDVIAAVVIGGASLMGGTGRVTGTVIGVLIIGVLRNGLNLLGVSPFIQQIVIGCVIAIAVGADVLRRKNNR
- a CDS encoding substrate-binding domain-containing protein, with protein sequence MTRRILAALATLIVTLALCTGCKTLLNNNSDGRPTIGLAVANQQADFFNMIRQAVQAAADEAGFRVVVADAKGDGDTQVSQVQNFITQNVDAIIYIPAGATAATVPVRDAKAAGIPIIAVDRNPAGAPADTFIATDSVAAAKQLGQYVIDITNGKANIGVIQGQIGTTPEQARDQGFSEALKTAPGMHEVARQASQQWSQSEGFDITTDMLQAHPDITVLFGRADALALGAASAARAAGRPDIKVVGFDGDIAGLKAVSDGQLAATITQPTFAIGRLAVKSARELIDKQAVPAEQLQKGVLTTRENAAHFLEQHP
- a CDS encoding sugar ABC transporter ATP-binding protein, producing MTEKSTLVVTGVAKHYPGTIALDGVDLTVGPGQVIALLGENGAGKSTLSSIIAGSTTPTAGSMTWGGQPYAPTSPRDAIDAGIGMIHQEMRLLPELSVAENVMVGRWPMRGGRVSQAEMAREAKKHLDRLGFTGRMNQLVGELSVAGQQQVEIAKALALRARLLVLDEPTAALGQDETDALFATVDALRQEGVSFIYVSHRLAEIARIADRIVVLRDGHKISEHASGQVPPDQLVREMVGRPVDRLFPDTADPSDRVVLSVRELSSPTGRFVDISFDVHAGEIFGIAGIVGAGRTEIVRAIAGADSYSSGTVTLDGRTVKPGLRAAIDAGIVLVPEDRKQQGLIVSDTIEDNIALPNLDSVQRQGWVAPKTVRTLGIEVGKRLGIKGRPDNPVSSLSGGNQQKVVLGKWLQRNPRLVILDEPTRGIDVGARSAIYELIAELTKAGTAVIVVSSDLDEILGLSHRVMVLARGRCQGMLDGEGLTGPAVMEMAVR